In Rhodoferax sediminis, the sequence CAAGGGTGTAGTGGAACTGGAGCCTATGCACGGAACTTCATATGGTCGGAGAGGGTGGGGACGCTTACGATACCGCAAGTTATGCCATCGTTTACCGACAGCGTGGTCACTGCGCTGCTACTTATCTCCAACTTCGACCACGGTCTGTTGACCATTGTGAGCCGCTCGCTGGCCGTGAGCGGCAGTGCCTGCGTGCTGGCCAGCGGCCTGGGTCTGCTGCTGGGGGCCTGGCTCGGGGTCGCGCGCTTCGCGGGCCGCGGCGCCATCCTGACCGTGCTCAACACCCTGCTCGCGCTGCCCTCCGTCGTGGTCGGGCTGGCGGTTTATTTGCTGCTGTCGCGCAGCGGCCCGCTGGGTTTTCTCGGCTGGCTGTTTTCCTTCAAGGCCATGGTGCTGGCGCAGTCGGTGCTGGTGCTGCCGGTGGTCGCCGCGCTGACGCGCCAGACCGTGGAGGATGCGGAGCGGGCGCACGGCGAGCAACTGCGCTCCATGGGCGCCGGGCCGCTCATGCGCAGCCTGTTGCTGGCATGGGACGAACGCTATGCGCTGCTTACCGTGCTGATTGCCTCCTTTGGCCGCGCCGTCTCGGAAGTCGGTGCGGTGATGATTGTCGGCGGCAACATCGATGGCTACACCCGCGTCATGACCACCGCCATTGCACTGGAAACCAGCAAGGGCGATTTGCCGCTGGCGCTCGGCCTGGGCCTGGTGCTGCTGGGCGTGGTGCTGGGCCTGAACGTCGTGATTGCGCTGCTGCTGCGCTGGCGCGAGCGCCTCGACGGCGGCTACGACGTGGCGCGGGTGCTGCCGGCATGAGCGCCGCCCGGCCGCCCGAAGGCGTGAAGGCCCCCTTGGGGGGCAGCGAGCCACGCGCAGTGGGCGAGCGTGGGGGCGGCATGAGCCGCCGGGCCGCTCCCAAGGCGAATACCGCAGCGCGTCGTGCGCAGGTTATCCAATGAGCGCTGCGTGGCCGTCCGAAGGCGCGAGCCAAGTCGAATACCGCAACGCGTTGCGCGCAGGGGACCCGATGAGCCCGTTGTTCCGGCTCCAGGGTGTCGATGTCCGTTTTGGAAATCTGGCAGCGCTCTCAAAAGTAGAGCTGAATATCAAGGGTGGGCAAGGGGTTGCGCTGATTGGGGCCAACGGCAGTGGCAAGAGCACCTTGCTGCGCCTGTTGCATGGACTGGCCACACCCAGCACCGGGCACATCCAGCGCGACGCCGCGGTGCGCCAGGCCATGCTGTTCCAGCGGCCCCACATGCTGCGTACGTCCGCCCGCAACAATGTGGCGCTGGGTCTGTGGCTGCGCGGCGTGCGCTGGGGCGATGCCAAGGCGCAGGCGCTGCGGGCGCTGGGCCGGGTGGGCCTGGCCCGCGTCGCCGACCAGAACGCCCGCACCCTCTCGGGCGGCCAGCAGCAGCGGCTGGCGCTGGCGCGGGCCTGGGCGTTGCAGCCCGATGTGCTGCTGCTGGACGAGCCCACCGCCAGCCTGGACCCGCATGCCAAGCGCGAGGTGGAGGCTTTGATGGCCGAGTTCTCGTCGGGGCAGGACGGCCGGGCCATGACCATCATCTTTGCCAGCCACAACCTGGGTCAGGTCAAGCGCCTGGCCAGCCGCGTGCTTTACCTGGAGCGCGGGCAGCTGCTGGCCGACTTGCCGGTGCATGAATTTTTCAACGCCGGGCGCCTGCAGCAAGTGTCCTCGGCGGCGCAATTGTTTGTCAAAGGAGAGCTCGAATGAAATCTCGCACATCTGTCACATGCCACCATATTTTCAAGCCTTTTCGTGCTGCAACCCTTGTCCGGTGGGGGCTTGTAGCTACGCTTTCGGTAGCATCGTGGAGCGCCGGCGCGCAGCCGGCGGCAGCGCAGGCGCAGACCATCGTGATGGCATCGACCACGTCAACCGAGCAGTCGGGCCTGTTTGGCTATCTCCTGCCGGCGTTCAAGAAGGCCAGCGGCATCGATATCAAGGTGGTGGCCGTGGGCACCGGTCAGGCGCTCGACATGGCGCGGCGCGGCGATGCCGACGTGGTGTTTGTGCACGACCAGGCGGCCGAGGAAAAGTTCATGGCCGAGGGCTACGGCATCAAGCGCTTTCCCGTCATGTACAACGACTTTGTGCTGATCGGGCCGGCCGCCGACCCCGCCAAGGTCAAGGGCCGCGATATCGTTGGGGCCCTCAAAAGGCTGTCTGCCGCCAATGCCAGCTTTATCTCGCGCGGCGACAAGAGCGGCACCGATGCGGCCGAGCGGCGTTACTGGAAACAGGCCGGCCTGGCGGACCACAAGGGCACGGGCTACAAGGAGTGCGGCTGCGGCATGGGGCCGGCGCTGAACATTGCTTCGTCCACCGGCGCCTATGTGTTGTCGGATCGCGGCACCTGGCTGAGCTTCAAGAACCGCGGCGACCTGACGGTGCTGGTCGAAGGTGACACCAAACTCTTCAACCAGTACGGCGTGATGGTGGTGAACCCCGCCAAACACCCGCAAGTCAAGGTGCCGCAGGCGCAAAAGTTTGTGGACTGGGTCATCTCGCCCGCTGGGCAGACCACGATTGCCGGCTACAAAATTGAAGGGCAGCAGCTTTTTTTCCCCAACGCCACCCAGTGACCGCACATCATGAGACTTCTATTTCGGGGTGCCGCCATGGCGGCCGTCACAGCGATGCTGGTGGGTTGCGCCAGCAGCAAGGCGCCTGTGACTGCTGAAGCGCCACCCCACGCGCCGGCGGCCGTGCAGGTGTATGCGGCGGGCAGCCTGCGCGAGGCGCTCACGCTGATCGCGAGCGACTACGAAGCGCGCACCGGCCAGGCGGTGGTGCTGACCTTCGGCGCCTCGGGCTTGCTGCGCGAGCGCATTGAAAAGGGAGAAGCGGCGCAAGTCTTTGCCTCCGCCGATATGGATCATCCCCGGCGTCTGGCGGCTGGCGGCGGCTGGCAGGCGCCCACGGTGCTGGTGCGCAACGCCCTGTGTGCGCTGACCAGCGACCAGGTCAACGCCGCACCCGCGACGCTGCTGGGGACCCTGCTGCGCCCTGCGATTCGGGTGGGGACCTCCACACCCAAGGCCGACCCGTCGGGCGACTATGCCTGGGCGCTGTTTCGCAAGGCGGACGAGATACAGCCCGGCGCCTATGCGGTGCTGGACGCCAAGGCGCTCAAACTCACGGGTGGGGCCGATTCGCCCAAGCCGCCGCCTGGTCGCGGTACCTATGCCTGGATCATGGAGCAGCGCCGGGCCGACGTGTTCCTGACCTATTGCACCAATGCGATGGCCGCGCAAAAAGAAGTTCCGTGGCTCAAGGTGGTGCAGCTCCCGCCCGTGCTGCAGGTCGGTGCGGCCTATGGCTTGACGGTACGCACCACTGCGCAGCCATCCGCCGCCCAGCTCGCGCAGGCCCTGATGGCGCCGCCTGCGCAGGCGGTGTTCAGGCGCTTTGGCTTCGGTCCCCCGCCTTCAGGTCTTGAGCCGCCTCAAAGGTAATCGCCGCCCGCCTCCTTGGCAAAGCGGCCCGGGTCGCCTTCCCAGACGATGCGCGCGTGTTCCAGCACATAGACGCGGTCGGCGTGGGGCAGGGCGAACGTCACGTTTTGCTCTCCCAGCAGAACGGTGATGGGCGTGGTTTGCCGCAGCTTTTCGAGCGCCTTGGAGAGCTGCTCGAGAATCACGGGCGCCAGTCCGAGTGTGGGCTCGTCGAGTATCAGGATCTCCGGCTTCATCATCAGGGCACGCCCGATGGCCAGCATTTGCTGCTCGCCGCCGCTGAGCGTTTGCGCCATCTGCGCCTGGCGCTCCTGCAGGATGGGAAACAGATCGAACAGCCACGCGAGCTGCGTTTCCCGCTCCGCGTCGTCGAGATGCTGGCCGCCCAGGTCCAGGTTCTCGCGCACACTCATTTCGCCGAACAACTCCCGCGTCTCCGGACACTGCACGATGCCGCTCTTCGCGATCTGGGCTGGTGTGCGCCCGCGCAGCCGCTGTCCGCCCCGCACGATGTCTCCCGTATAGGGCAGAAAGCCGGAGATGGTGTTGAACAGGGTTGTCTTGCCGGCGCCGTTGAGTCCGACGATCGAGACGAATTCGCGTTGATGGATGTGGATCGATACGTTTTCCAGCGCCTGGGCTTTGCCATAGTGGACGCTGATGTTTTCGACCTGCAGCAACGGTATCTTGTCCTTGAAGCTGGTTTCGGGGCGCGCCGAGGTTTCGATGGCGCCGCCGAGGTAGACGCGCCGCACGGTCTCGTTGCGCATGACTTCATCGGCGCGCCCCGTCACGATCTCTTCGCCCAGGTACATCGCAAGCACGCGATCGACGAGCGCCGAGACGCTCTTCACATTGTGATCAACCAGCAGCACCGCGCGGCCCTCGTCGCGAAAGCTGCGTATCAACTCGGAAAAGACGCTGACCTCCGCGAGGGTCAGCCCCGCGAAGGGCTCGTCGACGAGAACGACCTTGGGGTCGCGCGCAATGGCCTTGGCCAACTCGAGACGGCGCAGATCGGCAAACGCCAGCGTGGGCGGCCGGCGATCCAGTACCGGGCCGAGACCCACGCGCTGCGCGATCTGCCTGGCGTGTTGCGTCAACGAGGGGTCCGCAAATACCTTTAGCAAGCTGTCGGGCAGCAGCGCCACCATGATGTTTTCAAGCACCGTCTGCCGGTTCAGGGGCCGCGAATGCTGGAATACCATGCCGAATCCGCGCCGGGCGATCTTGTGGGCCGCAAGCCCGGCCAGGTTTTCCCCCTGGAAGAGGACCTGGCCTGCCGTGGGGCGTTCGATCCCCATGATGCTTTTCATGGCGGTCGATTTGCCCGAGCCGTTGGGCCCGATCAGCCCGAAGATTTCCCCGGCCGTGAGGCTGAAGCTCAGGTTCTTGACGGCCGTCAGGCCGCCAAAGGTCTTGGTAAGTCCGCGGACCTCGAGAATGGGGGCGGCTGGTGCGGCGGGCGTCACGACCGGGTTCCTCGCGACAGAACAACGCCCAGAAAACCGTTCGGGAAGAAAAGGATGACGAGCAGGGCGACGCTGGACACGATGAAGGTCGCGAGCTCACCGGTTGGCCTGAGGAATTCGCCGGCGACGATCAGGAAGATCGCCCCCAGCGCGGCGCCCAGCACCGTGCGCCGCCCCCCCAGCACTGCGGCAACGATCACCTGGACGCCTACGGCAATATCGACCACCGTGCCGACCGACGCGGTTCCCATGTAGAACACCAGCAGGGCGCCCGCCAGCCCGGAGAAAAATGCACTGACGATGAAGGCGGCGAGCTTGTGCTTGATGATGTTGAAGCCCAGTGCGCCGGCCTGCACGGGATCCTGCCCGCTGGCCTGCAAAATCAGGCCGACCGGCGACTGCGCCAGCCCGAACAGGATGGCGCCGCTCAGTGCCATGAAGCCCAGTGCGATCCAGTAATTGACGCCGGCATCGATGGAGAGCACATCCGGGATCGTGAGTCCGATTTCGCCGCCCGTGAGGTCCGCAAACACGACCACGAAACTTTGCAGGATCAGGACCGCCACCAGGGTCGTCAGTCCGAAATACGGCCCGCGCAGGCGCAGCGCCGGCAGCGCCAGCACGAAGCCCGCGACGACTGCGGCCAGGGCGCCGGCCGCAACGCACAGATAGAGCTCAAGACCATAGTGGCTGTTGAGGATTCCGGCCGTGTAGGCTCCCACGCCAATCAGAAAGGTCGGGCCAAAATTGACCTCGCCCGCAAAGCCGAACAAAAGATCCCAGCTCATGGCGAACACGCCAAAATAATAGGCAACCGTCAGCAGCCCCAGGATATAGGCTGACACATACCAGGGCAGCGTCGCGGCAATGGCGAGCACCGCCAGCGTGACCCACAGGAAGGGTGACCTGATCCGGCTTCGCATGGTTATCTTCTCCCCAGCAGGCCTTGCGGCCTGATATACATGACGACGATGAGCAGCAGCAGCGCGGGGATTGTTCGATAGGCGGGCGATATCAGATAGGCCGTCATCGTTTCGAGATAGCCGACCACATAGGCGGCAATCAGTGACCCCGAGACGCTGCCAAGACCTCCGAGCACGACGATGGAAAAGGCGCTCGCGGTGAGCGGCCCGACACTGTAGGAGCTGACGCCCAGGAACATGCCCAGCAGCACGCCGGCGATGCCGGCCAGAATGCCGTAGATCGCCCAGACCACAATGTAGATATGGGTCAGCTCGTGCCCGAGCAGGGTGACGCCACGCGGATTCATCGACGCCGCCAGCACGGTTTTCCCCATCTTGGTCCGGTTCACCAGCAGCCACAGCAGACCGATCACCATCCAGCAGATGATGGCAGTGAAGATTTCATTCTTCGGCGTACGCACGCCCAGGATGGAGACCACTCCCTCGACGATGGGCAGAACGGTTTTGGCATTGTTGGTGAAGAAATAGGCAATCAGCTCCTGCAGCATGATCCCCCACAGCAGCGTCGCGGTCAGGATGAAGATTTCTTTTTCTTCGTTGGGGATACGCCTGGAGCGCTGGATCGGTTGGACGACCGCGAAGTAGGTGGCGAGCGCGGCGATCAGTGCCGTCAGCAGGCCCACCAGCGCACCCGCATAGGTGTCGAGGTGAAGCACATTCCCCGCAGCCCATGCGGCCACCGCGGCCGTGACCATCACGGCACCGTGCGACAAATTGAGGACGCCGGACACCCCGAAGATCAGGGTGAAGCCGGTGGCTCCAAGCGCGTACAGCGCGCTGATGGCAAAACCGTCGATCAGGATTTGTAAGGCAAGCATCAGGAATGGCCGGCAAGCAGGCCGCCTCAACGGGTTGGGAAAAGGGGCACGGCCATGCGCCGGAGCGAGCCCCGGCGCATGGCGATGGTCGGAACTACAGGCCGGCGCCGAGTTTCACGAAGCTCGGGAATTTGAGCGTTCCCTTGGCGATTTCCTTGGGCCAGACGGTGACTTGTTTGCCGTCCTGCCATTGCGACATGAGGCCGGTGATCAGGCCCTTGCCGTATTTGATCGAGTGTGTGAACTGGTCATCTTTGCCGTAGAACTGGACGCGGCCAATCGTGCCTTCCCAGTCGGTCTTTTCAAGCGCTGCCACCAGCTTGTCCGCATCGGTTGATTTGGCGCGGCGAATGGCGTCGGCAATGAAGTACACCTCGTCATACGCGGTGTAACCCGCATAGGAGGGAAAGTTGCCAAAGCGCTTCTTGAAGCCATCGCTGAACGGCAAGGTTTTTGGCGTGACGGCGGCGTCGGGCGCGGACACTGCCTGGAAGATGATCCCCGCGGCCGCGCCGTTGGTGTCATTCCAGAAGGTGCTGTTGGAAGCTTGCGAGCTGATCCCCAGCATCGGAATGGGTACCTGCTGCGTCTTCCACTGCACCGTGGGCTGGACACCGACATGCGAAATGCCGGTGATGATGACGTCGGGCTTGGCGGCTTCGATCTTGCTGAAGATGGGGGTGAAATCCGTCGTGTCGGGCGAGAAACGGATGTGATCAAGAACCTTCAGTCCAATCTTGGGCAGGCACTCTTCATATGCCACGTCGAGTGGTTTGGTCCATGCCGCGTCTTCGCTCATGATGACTGCGGATTTCATGTGCTTGCCGTCGACCAGCAGTTCCTTGGCGGCGTCGCAGACCGAGTGCGCGAGGGCGGCGGAGGTCAGGTAGCCATGAAAGGTGTATTTGTTTTTCTCGTAGTCCTTGTGCACGCTCAGGCTGATTTCGTTGGAGGCAGCGCCCGGCGTGATGAACGGCGTCTTCAGGCGCGCCGCCCAGGGCTCCAGCGCCAGCACCACTTCGCTGATGTAGCTGCCGATCACCGCAACCACCTTATCTTCGTTGACCGCGCGCTGAAATGCGCGAACCGAATCGGCGGAGGAGCTGTGATTGTCGTAAGTAACGATTTCAATCTTGCGCCCATCGACGCCGCCCTTGGCATTGATTTCATCGGCGGCCATCTGCGCTGCCTGCGGAATCGAAGCTCCTGCAATCGCCTGCGCCTCCGCGATCACGCCGATCTTGATGGGAGGATCGGCGGCAAAAGCCAGTGTCGGGACACTCGCGCAAAACGCCAGGGTGGCCGCACCCAGAAGCTTGCCCAGTGGGCGGGAAGAGTGAAGTGGAACAAATTTCACCATCATGGTGTGTCTCCAAATTTTTGAGTTTTTTATTTTGGACACTTCAAACTTGAAGCGCATCCGGGTAACCCAGTAGGGTGCGCGACTGCTTTGCCCCGGCGTTTCACGATGTGGTCGGGGGCCGCCTCTGCGGCCTATCCCAGAATGGCCACGCCCTTGATCTGCGCAAATACCGTCTGACCCACCGCCAGCGCCAGCGCGTCGGCCGACTTGAGGGTGATGCGGGCCAGCAGCGGGCTGCCACCCGCATCGAGCCGCACCATGACCTGGCCGGGACTGTCGCTGGCAAGCGCCATGATGGTGGCTGGCAGGATATTGAGAACGCTGGTGCCCGATTGCCGCTGCAGCGTGAGGCTGACGTCGCGCGCCTGAATGCGAACCCGGATGGCGTGTCCCACATGGATCGTTTGCTGGGGCAGGCTGAGCTGTCCACCAGAGAATTCGGCCAGCGTCAGGTGATAGCCGGCCTCGTGGCGGGCAACGGTGGCGCTGATCACGGCGCCGGCGCTGTCGCCGTGGGCCAGCGGCAGGTCCAGCCGCGTCATCAGATCAAAGGTGGCACCGCTGGCGACCATTTTGCCTGCGTCCAGCAGCACCATGTGATCGGCCAACCGGGCAACTTCGTCCGGCGCATGGCTGACGTACAGCACGGGAATATCGAGTTCGCCGTGCAGCCGTTCCAGATAGGGCAGGATTTCGGCCTTGCGTTTGGCATCCAGTGCAGCCAGCGGCTCGTCCATCAGCAAGATGCGCGGACTGGTGGCCAGTGCCCTGGCAATGGCCACGCGCTGGCGCTCGCCGCCCGACAGTGTGGCCGGCGAGCGCTGCATCAGGGGCCCCATGCCCAGCAGTTCCACCGCTTGTGCCAGCGACACGCGCCGCTGTGCCGGGGGCACCCGTTTCATGCCGTACGCCATGTTCTGGGCCACCGTGAGGTGTGCAAACAGGCTGGGCTCCTGGAACACATAACCCAGCGCGCGCTGGTGCGTGGGCACGAACAGGCCGCGCGCATCGTCCTGCCAGACCTCGCCATTGACTTCCACATAGCCGCCCCGGGCGCGCTCCAGCCCCGCGATGGCGCGCAGGCAGGTGGTTTTGCCCGAACCGGAGGGGCCGAACAGGGCGCTGACCTTGCGTCCCGGCAGGGCAAGATCGACGTCGAGCGCAAAGCCGGCGTAGTTCAGTTGCAGGCGCGCCAGCACCGCGGGATGGCCGTCGGTGCTCACCGGCTCAATCCGGTTTTACGCTGTCCTGTGGGGTTCAGCGTGTACAGGGCCAGCAGCACGGCAAACGAAAATGCCACCATGCCGGCCGACAGCCAGTGCGCCTGCGTGAATTCCAGTGCTTCGACATGGTCGTAGATTTGCACCGACACCACGCGCGTCTTGTCGGGGATGTTGCCGCCGATCATCAGCACCACGCCAAACTCGCCCACGGTGTGTGCGAAGCCCATCACGGTGGCCGTCAGGTAGCCCGGTCTGGCCAGCGGCAGCACGACGCTGAAAAACGTGTCGAGTTTTGAGGCGCGCAGCGTGGCCGCGACCTCCAGCGGCCGCTCGCCGATCGCCTCGAACGCGTTCTGGATCGGCTGCACCACGAATGGCATGGAATAGAGCACCGAGCCCACCACCAGGCCGGCAAAGGTGAACGGCAGCACGCCCAGCCCGAGCGACTGGGTCAGCTGGCCGAGCGGCCCGTTCGGCCCCAGCGTCACCAGCAGATAAAAACCGAGCACACTGGGTGGCAGCACCAGGGGCAGCGCCACCAGCGCACCCGCCGGACCCTTCCACCAGGAACGCGTGCGTGCCAGCCACCAGGCCAGCGGCGTGCCCAGTACCAGCAGGATGAGCGTGGTCAGCCCCGCCAGTTCCAGCGTCAGCCTGACGGCGCTCCAGGCGGCGTGACCCAGCGCATCAGCGGGCAAGTGCGCCTCCCCGCCGTTGGGCTTGCGGGGCAGAGCGCCTAGATGCCGTAGCCATAAGAGAGGATCACCGCCCGGGCCTTGTCACCCTTGAGGTAGGTGAGCAGGGCGGTGGCGGCCTGGTTGTCTTTGGCGCGATTGAGTTGCACCGCGTCCTGGCGCAGCGGGGCGTGCAGATTTTCCGGAACGATCCAGCCGGAGCCGCTCTTGATCTTGCCGTTTTCGAAGACCTGTGACAGTGCAATAAAACCCAGTTCCGCGTTGCCGGTGGACACAAAGCTGAAGGTCTGGCCAATGCTCTCGCCGGTCACGAACTTCGGTTGCAGGCCGGCCAGCAGGCCCAGCTGCGTCAGCGTCTGCACCGCCGCCGCGCCATAGGGCGCGAGCTTGGGCGACGCGATGGCGATGTTCTTGAAATCGTTCTTCTTCAACACATCGCCCTGGGCATCCACCACACCAGCTTTGGCCGACCACAGCACCAGCTTGCCTGTCGCGTAGGTAAAACGGCTGCCGGACACGGCGTCGCCTTCCTTTTCCAGCCGGGCGGGGGTGGCCTCATCCGCCGAGAGGAACACATCGAAGGGCGCGCCGTTCTTGATCTGCGAATAGAACTTGCCGGTGGAGCCGAACGACAGCTGGGCCGTGTGGCCCGTGTCCTTTTCAAAATCCGCCGCGATGACTTTCATCGGCTCGGTGAAGTTGGCGGCCACCGCGACCTGCACGGTTTCGGCGCGCACCGCGGCAGACAGGACCAGCGCCAGCACGGTACCCAGGAAATGGGGAATGCGTGGAGTCATGTGTGAAGTGCCTTCGCTATTACTTTTGTGAATAGCGAAAGTCTAGCAACCGGATAGTTAGGGAAAACCCTATACTGTCTCGGCACTCATTCGGTATCGCGCCGGTCACAAAGGAATTCGTTTGACCCAAAACAGACAAACGCCCCACCGCTCCGCCGCCACGAGGCCATCAGGCCTGAGCCTGTTCAGGCGCCTGATGGGCACGTCGCCGGCCCGGCTCAATCTTGCACTGCAAGGCGGCGGCGCGCACGGGGCCTTCACCTGGGGCGTCCTGGATGCGCTGCTCGACGATCCGCGCATCCAGTTCGAGGGACTGAGCGGCAGCAGCGCCGGCGCCATGAACGCCGTGGTTTTTGCCGATGGCTGGATGAAGGGCGGGCGCGAGGGTGCGCGCCAGGGCCTGCTCGATTTCTGGACGCAGACCGGCAAGCAGATACCTTGGGGGATGATGACCCAGGGCGAGGGCGACGCGATCAGCCTGTCGCCGGCCGCCAGGCTGCTGACAAGCTGGGCCGGCTACTTCTCTCCATCGCAACTCAACCCATTGGGCCTGGACCCGTTGCGCGATCTGCTCAACGCCCAGGTCGACTTCGAGCGCTTGCGCACCCACAGTCCGTTCAAGCTGTTCGTCGGCACCACGCAGGCGAACACCGGAAAACTGCGGGTGTTTCGGGAGAGCGAACTCAGCGTCGACGTGCTGCTCGCCTCCGCCTGCCTGCCCAAGATCCATCATCCGGTGGAGATCGATGGCGAGCCGTATTGGGACGGCGGCTATTCGGCCAATCCCGCGGTGTTTCCACTGTTCTACGACTGCGATTCGCGCGATGTGCTGCTGGTGCTGCTGAGTCCGCTCGAGCATGAAGGCACGCCGCGTACGGCCCCGGAGATCGAGGCGCGCATCGTCGAGCTGGCGTTCAGTGCCCACTTCATGCGCGAAATGCGGATGGTCGCCCGGGCCATCGAATTCTCGGGCCCGACATTCCTGACGCTCGGACGGCTCGAGCGGCGGCTGCACAAGACGCGGTTTCACATGATCGATTCCGCCCATCTGGCGAGTCTGCAGCGCACCGAGACCAAGCTGCTGACCTACGGCCCGTTCCTCGACCTGCTGCGGGGGCAGGGGCGCGAGCGTGCTTGCAACTGGCTCGCGGATCACGGCGACGCCGTTGGACGGCGATCGACGGTCGATGTGAAGAAGTGGTTCGCCTGAGAGCGGCGTGGCCCGCTCAGCGCTCGTCGCTGAACCCGATCGACACATGCGTGCCGTCGCAAAACGGCTTGTTCTTCGAGGCGCCGCAGCGGCACAACGTCATGCGGTTGCGCACTTCGTATTCGAAGCCGTCAGCGCCGACCAGTTGCACACCGCCGCGCACCGCGAGGGGCCCGGAGCAATTTTTGGCGGGGTCTTCGATCAGGCGTACCGAGGGCTCGTATTTCGGCTCGATGGGCTGGCCCGTCGCGTTGTCCCACGCCACCAGCCGCCCTGACGGGCAGTCACAGGTCTGGTGCACGAAATGCTCGCGCGCGGCCGGCTTATCCGTTTCGTTCACGAGACTCCAGACTTTCCCATGCGGGTCGCAAAAGCGCGCAAATGCGCACAGGCTCTCGGCATCCGTCAGCGACATCGTCGGGCCCCGAATCACCCGGGCTTGCTCCAGATAGGGCTGGCGGCTCGCGGTCTCGGTGCCGTCAAATCCGACCTTCGCGTGGGTGCCGTCGCAAAACGGTTTGTGGGAGCTGTGGCCGCAGCGGCACAGCGCGTATTGCGCCTGGGCTGGGTAAGTCGGCCCCGGTTCCCATTTGATCGACTCGCCATCGTCGTTGGTGCCAATGACCTCCTTGCCGAGCGAAACGCCGCCCGAGATGAGATACGGGCCGTTCTTCGTGATCTTGATTTTCGCGCCTGCGGGTTTTTGCGGATCCATCGGAGGCCTCCAGTTGGCGAGCGTGCGATGACGCATTTCGCACAATGCGTTACTGTAGCGAATCACGGCGTCGGCGCAAGGCCCTGCAAACCATTTGCAGGCATGGCGGCAGGCGATGCCGATCTGGAGTTTTCAATGCCGATCCGACTGCACGAGACCATCCATGGTTGATACAACGCCCAAGCCGACCGCATGGGTTCTTGCCGGCGGAGGCAGTTTTGGCGCCATACAGGTCGGCATGCTGCGCGCGCTTGTCGCGCACGGCCTGTTGCCCGATCTGGTGGTCGGATCATCGGTGGGGGCAATCAATGGTGCTTACTTTGCCGGCGCGCCGAATGCGGCCGGCATCGCGCAACTCGAAGCCATCTGGTGCGGCCTGCATCGCAGCACGGTTTTCCCCATTGCATGGCGCAGTATGCTGGGACTCGGCGCCAGCGGCGGGTTTGCGGTCGACCCATCCGGGCTGCGCGGCCTGCTCGAGCAGTGCCTGCCATATCAGACGCTGGAGCAGGCCAGCGTGCCCGTGCATGTCGTCGCCACCGATCAGCTCAGCGGCGGCACGGTGGCGGTTTCCAGTGGCCCGGCTGTGGATGCCGTGCTGGCGAGTTGCGCCGTTCCCGCGGTCTTTCCGCCGGTGCACCTTGGGGAGCGCTTCCTGATCGACGGGGCGATTGCCAGCAATACGCCGATCAGCGTCGCCGTCGAACTGGGCGCCAGGCGCGTGATCGTGCTGCCCACGGGCTTTGCCTGCGCCCTCGACGCGCCGCCGCGCGGCGCCATCGGCAACGCCCTGCATGCGGTCACCCTGCTCATCGCGCATCAGCTGGCCAGCGAGTTTGAGCAATACCACGCAGCGGCCGAGATCATCATG encodes:
- a CDS encoding patatin-like phospholipase family protein, producing MTQNRQTPHRSAATRPSGLSLFRRLMGTSPARLNLALQGGGAHGAFTWGVLDALLDDPRIQFEGLSGSSAGAMNAVVFADGWMKGGREGARQGLLDFWTQTGKQIPWGMMTQGEGDAISLSPAARLLTSWAGYFSPSQLNPLGLDPLRDLLNAQVDFERLRTHSPFKLFVGTTQANTGKLRVFRESELSVDVLLASACLPKIHHPVEIDGEPYWDGGYSANPAVFPLFYDCDSRDVLLVLLSPLEHEGTPRTAPEIEARIVELAFSAHFMREMRMVARAIEFSGPTFLTLGRLERRLHKTRFHMIDSAHLASLQRTETKLLTYGPFLDLLRGQGRERACNWLADHGDAVGRRSTVDVKKWFA
- a CDS encoding branched-chain amino acid ABC transporter permease produces the protein MLALQILIDGFAISALYALGATGFTLIFGVSGVLNLSHGAVMVTAAVAAWAAGNVLHLDTYAGALVGLLTALIAALATYFAVVQPIQRSRRIPNEEKEIFILTATLLWGIMLQELIAYFFTNNAKTVLPIVEGVVSILGVRTPKNEIFTAIICWMVIGLLWLLVNRTKMGKTVLAASMNPRGVTLLGHELTHIYIVVWAIYGILAGIAGVLLGMFLGVSSYSVGPLTASAFSIVVLGGLGSVSGSLIAAYVVGYLETMTAYLISPAYRTIPALLLLIVVMYIRPQGLLGRR
- the modC gene encoding molybdenum ABC transporter ATP-binding protein, producing the protein MSTDGHPAVLARLQLNYAGFALDVDLALPGRKVSALFGPSGSGKTTCLRAIAGLERARGGYVEVNGEVWQDDARGLFVPTHQRALGYVFQEPSLFAHLTVAQNMAYGMKRVPPAQRRVSLAQAVELLGMGPLMQRSPATLSGGERQRVAIARALATSPRILLMDEPLAALDAKRKAEILPYLERLHGELDIPVLYVSHAPDEVARLADHMVLLDAGKMVASGATFDLMTRLDLPLAHGDSAGAVISATVARHEAGYHLTLAEFSGGQLSLPQQTIHVGHAIRVRIQARDVSLTLQRQSGTSVLNILPATIMALASDSPGQVMVRLDAGGSPLLARITLKSADALALAVGQTVFAQIKGVAILG
- the modA gene encoding molybdate ABC transporter substrate-binding protein, with product MTPRIPHFLGTVLALVLSAAVRAETVQVAVAANFTEPMKVIAADFEKDTGHTAQLSFGSTGKFYSQIKNGAPFDVFLSADEATPARLEKEGDAVSGSRFTYATGKLVLWSAKAGVVDAQGDVLKKNDFKNIAIASPKLAPYGAAAVQTLTQLGLLAGLQPKFVTGESIGQTFSFVSTGNAELGFIALSQVFENGKIKSGSGWIVPENLHAPLRQDAVQLNRAKDNQAATALLTYLKGDKARAVILSYGYGI
- a CDS encoding ABC transporter substrate-binding protein, with amino-acid sequence MMVKFVPLHSSRPLGKLLGAATLAFCASVPTLAFAADPPIKIGVIAEAQAIAGASIPQAAQMAADEINAKGGVDGRKIEIVTYDNHSSSADSVRAFQRAVNEDKVVAVIGSYISEVVLALEPWAARLKTPFITPGAASNEISLSVHKDYEKNKYTFHGYLTSAALAHSVCDAAKELLVDGKHMKSAVIMSEDAAWTKPLDVAYEECLPKIGLKVLDHIRFSPDTTDFTPIFSKIEAAKPDVIITGISHVGVQPTVQWKTQQVPIPMLGISSQASNSTFWNDTNGAAAGIIFQAVSAPDAAVTPKTLPFSDGFKKRFGNFPSYAGYTAYDEVYFIADAIRRAKSTDADKLVAALEKTDWEGTIGRVQFYGKDDQFTHSIKYGKGLITGLMSQWQDGKQVTVWPKEIAKGTLKFPSFVKLGAGL
- the modB gene encoding molybdate ABC transporter permease subunit; translated protein: MPADALGHAAWSAVRLTLELAGLTTLILLVLGTPLAWWLARTRSWWKGPAGALVALPLVLPPSVLGFYLLVTLGPNGPLGQLTQSLGLGVLPFTFAGLVVGSVLYSMPFVVQPIQNAFEAIGERPLEVAATLRASKLDTFFSVVLPLARPGYLTATVMGFAHTVGEFGVVLMIGGNIPDKTRVVSVQIYDHVEALEFTQAHWLSAGMVAFSFAVLLALYTLNPTGQRKTGLSR